CCCCTTGGTTGCCCCAAATGAGTGCAGTTTGTTTAACCAAATTCTGTGTCCATTCGGTGCTGGTAGCCGGGGCGGCGGGCATTGGTGCATCATCTAATAAGTCTTGGGCATCAGCGGAAACACTACACCCAAGCTCCGCAGCAGTCTCAATCTCTGTAGCAGTGACTTCAATACCATACTGCTTTTCATACTCTTTGAGGTTTTGTCCCTTAAGTACGTGAGGTACTAGCCCACGCGCGATGGCAATCTCGCTGTTAACATATTCACTCGCGCGCTTGATTGCCAAATGCACCAACCAACCACCAACTATTAGCCCACCAGGGATGGAGCCTGTGAATGCTACAGTCGCCATTCCGCTCACCATACTCATTAACAGTAAGAACTGCGCGCCAGATTCAGAAATGCTGTCTGAGGCTAAATCCTGCCAATCAGATTTATCGCGCATCACTACCTCCCTTAGCGTTTAAGTAGTATCTAATCTGGTTAAGCATAAGCAGCCCGCGCACGCAAACTTCAACCACAAATACAGTTACCGATAGCAAGAAAACATTGCCCCAATTTATTAGTTGCCACTGACCTGTTATTAGTACATATAATAATTTGCCAATACCGCCGTCTACTGGTGGGTAACTGGCATAGCAAATCAATGTATCTACGACGTAACTGAATAAACATCCATATACAATATTTTTAAAGGAAGCGCCTGGGATAGCATTAAGTGCGCGTTTGATAGCTCTCTGGGTGCGGTCGTCATCCTGGCTAGGTGCATAGCGCCCGTGCAGACTGTACTCACGCAACACGGCCCGCATGAACTCTTTGTCATGTTTAATTAAAATCGGCGCAACTTGAAGAATCTGCAAAACTCCCCACAGAACTACACCTACAATCCAGGGGAATAATCGACCAAAAATGGCGAAAATCCAACCTATTAGCGGCAAGGCGGTGAGCCAGGATATAATTGAAATATCAGGCAAGCTACCGCCTAAATAATGAACTGCTTTAACGTATGGCGAAATATTTAAAAAGGCAAAATATCCAGCTGCGGCTATCGCCAGGACGTAAAGCAGGTCAGCGAATGGTTTGATTGAAAATGGCTTGGCTTGGCGGCTTTGGGTCATTTCACATACCTCGCGGGTAGAATGTCTTGGTCAGCTATGGGCGCGCGCCCAGTGTATGCAGTATCTGCAATAACCGGAACGTACCGCCCATCATTGTCAAAATCTCTCGGCTGGAGAACGCCTGTATTACCTTGGTCGTCGCAAATTACGGTTCCTTTTGGTAACGGCAGCCCATCTCTATATACTGGGATGCCTTGTGCGAATCGCTTCACATGCACACAACCGTTTTGGTATCTAGCTTCAGCCAACTTTGCTTGCTCCTCGCTGACTTGCTGCACGGTTTGCAGATGCATCTGTCTTGAACTATTAAATTGCACTTGGCGTTTGATGCTGTTCATAGTGCTAACCTTTGCAGTTATCTCTTGGGAGCTAAGACTGAGGGCGGCGGCAAGCCCTAGGCAGGATAGTATAGTCACCTTGTGTCGCCGCCAAAACTTGTTCAAAACAGTTTTAGAAGATCGGCTATATCTTGTTGGGTACGTTGCAGGCGTGTACGTGAGTTGTGTCTCGTAACTGACCACTTTCCCAGGCGGTCGCGCTCCTCTTCATCACGCTGCATCAACAAAGCTTCGCGTTCAGAAATAAGACTATTAGTCTCTTCCTCTAACGCAGTCATTCTTGAACCGACGTGTGCTTCAAGTACTTGCTTTCGGCCGGATTCGTAGGCTTGCAGTACAGTAAGTGCGTCGTTAAATCCACGGTTAATTGCGACTACAACTTCCTCATCCATTAACACTTGCTGAATACACTGTGTAATGCCCAGCACGGCGCTTTTAGCATTAACAATAGCTTCACTACTATTAGCAGATGTAGTCATGCCCAAGCCCCCAGCAGTAGCTTGTGTGTTGCTATTAGAAGATGATTTACTGTCTTGAACTCTAGTAGCAAGCTTCTCAATTTCTTCAATAAAAGATTCAGGCACTTCACTATTTATATTGAAGGATTGTTCTGGGAACTTGGACTGTAGTTGGTCAGTCAATTGCTTGGCGGTAATTTCCTGTCCAGTGACTGCGACTAAATATTCAGCGGCTTCTTTAATAATCATTTGGATTCTCCTTAATTAAATTCGTGTGGATTTTCTGAAATGTACTTACGGGCTTTACCAGGGCTGCCATACTTCTTGAAGGCTTGCTGAATCCTTTTTAATGATTCAATATCCCAATTGCTAATCATTGCAGTGCGGCTTATACCTCCTTTACTACATTTGAATCTTTCAAAACGTGGGAGGAACAAAGCACCAGCCTTGAGGTAGTCGAACAGACGGCGTGGGTTTGTTCCTAAAATATCAGCTGCTTCTTTTCTTGTGAGGAGAGTTTCTACATTATCTCCCTCCACTTGATATGTATTCATCTTTTAGTAATCCTTTTCTTATCCGATTCTCTTCAAGTAGATAAAAAGTAGAGCTTCTGTAAACCATCGGTAGAGCATCGGCTATATAAATAATCTAACATCTATAAACAGTAAAACAAAGGGTAAATAGCCCCTTTTACCACCATTTTTAGGCTATTTTCATCAATCTACATATGGATAATTGATCAAATATCACCATATTGATCAAATAGGCTTATATGTACCATACAGACAATAAAAAAATCACCAGATTCTAACCTGGTGGTGTGCGAGTAAGTAACTATTTATTCGATTCTCTCCAGAGCTTAACTGCACTTTCCATATACAATGTGTACGGTTCATATGGGGGCAGCTGCCCTTCATGATCCTTAAGCCACTGTTTGATTGACATAGCTTTTTCTATTTCCCATTCTTCGCCAAGTATTAGCTCGGTAGTTCTGTGAATTATTGCTAGTTTGATCATGAAGTCTCTCATATAAATCTGCTCCACAAAAAACAAAACCCCATTTTCATGGGGCGTAACTTGTATTATAGGGATTAATTTATTAGCTATTAATAGAGCTTTTCTAATAAGTGTGGGTGGTGATTCTTAAGTGCTAAATCCCTAATTGCTAAAGCTTCATTAAGTGTATCTACCGTGCCATAATTATGGGCTTCACCGTCCCATACACGCACACAATATTTACCTTTGGCTTCATATATGTATTTGCCGAGCGGGGAGGGCTTGCGGGTCTTTCTGGTGGGTGCTGGAGAGGTTTGTTGCCCAACCCATTCAACGATGGATTCTCCCTGTTCCTCAAAGGATGAGAAAGTGAGGAAATCACATTTAGTATCTGGATCTAAAGTGACTGTATATTCATTGGGATTGAAAGATAGGATTACACTTTTCATTTACTCTTGCTCCTTTTGGAATTTGGTTTCTACGGAAAGGTTGAAGTATTCGATTGCGGCGCGAATCGCCACACTGCGCTTGATATTTAGAGATTCATAGTTGCGGGTGAACTCATCCATTAATTGTTCGTCCACACGGAACGAGTAACATCTCATCTGGCTCATGCTGTTACCACCTCTAATTTGCTAGATACATACCCACGCTCCGCCAAACGGGGAATCAAGTATTGAATACCTTTTTGAGTAATTAATATTTGTTGCCGGGGGATGGCATCGGGTGAAATACTTTCACGCACAAAGAAAACACCCATATCTACGAATTTTTGATATGGATGTTTGGACGTGATTAGGTATCCGAGTTTCTTAAGCACTTCAAATAGTTTGTTGCGTCCAATGCCAGGGATGTTGAGTAACTGTGCAGCTTCTTGCATAGTTAGGTTCGCTTTGCTTTCCAACAGAACATCAGCAGCCTGCGCCTTTGGCTTCAACTCATCAATATATATAGATTGCTGTTGTACCTGGGCTGTTAAGGCAAGCTTCTGCTCTTCAGAAGCTACTAAGGCTTTTAATGCCTCTAGATAGTTGCCGGGAATCTGGGGCTGAGGACGGGACATCGCAGCTTTGGCTATGCGTTCGCACTTCAAGAAGTAGATTCTTACCTGTTTGCCTTGCTCAGTTCCGGCCATCATGCCCCACTGTTTTAGGCATTCAGCGGTGAGGTAAATGTCTTCTTTACGAGAAGCGGCTGCTAACTGTTGGGGGCTGAAAGTACTGTGGTTGACAGATTCCTGAGACTTCAGGAGTTGGTAATCTACTCCTTCAGTAAAACCGCATTTAATAAAATTGGCTTTGGCGTTATCTTTACGCGAGTAACCGAGCCATACCCAAGCATCATCGAAGCTTACTGGGAATTGCTCGGCTGATTGGTATATTTGATTTGCTAATTTCTGGGAAAATTGTGCGGAACGTGCTAAATTATTCATAGCTCAATGATTGAATTGGGTGTGAATTAAATGAACTGTAGTTCTTTAAATGTGCGGCACCGCGAATGCCGTGCATTTATGCTGTTCATAGTACTATTGTATCACAAAACAGCAAACTCTGCAATTGTCAAGGGTATTTAGAAAGAATTTTATTTAACATTTAAAACTCCCCAGCGCGTATCCGTACCAGGGAGGCATATTGATATTTTCTGTTAATGTAGTCTCCCTCAGCTTTCCTGGCTGGGGGGCTTTTTTATTGCCTGAGTCTCCGATCGCCAACGGTCAACGGTCAACGGTCAATAGTCAATAGTCAATAGTCAAGAACTGGGTGGCTTTTTTATTGGAGGTGATTGCTCCTCCGATCGCTGCAATTCTGCCTTGCGCTGCTCATAGCGGATTATAGTTCGCGCAATTAGTTCTGCCAGTGTTTCTTTTTTCATAAAAATTAATCTCCCTACAAGGCGAAACAGCTGTAGCTTAAGCTTACCGAGTTTGGGCTGATGGTATGCCTTTATCTCCTAGCGGGAGAATGCTGATTGTTGATCATAAAAGGTTTCCTCAAGCGTGTTGCGTTTACTGTATTTGTTATCCAGAAGGTACTCCCCTTTACGTGGGGAGTACAGAGAAATTACGTGATCGATGGAGAAAGCATCATCGGTGGGATGAAATTATTTTTGTAGAGGGCGCATACATTGAATGGGAATATTGCAATGAAGAGGATTTGCGTGATAGAGAGCGCGAGATTATCTCGGAAATAAAATATTTAATGAATGGCACCGCTGTCAAGTCAGTGGCTGAGATAGCGGAAGATATGCGAGAGTACTATCGTCTCCGGGATGAAACAAACAGGTACTACGCCGAAGGCGGCGGCAGGTCGGGTATGACTAACAATTTATCAATTGATCCAACAAATACTTAATTGTTTTTACATCCCTTCGACGAGCGCCTCCCCTCATGTTTAGCGCAACGCTGGGGGGTGCCCGGTAAGAGTGTGTTCCTATCCCCATTACGGAACAAAAATGCTGAAACCCGCATGGTTAAGGGATTTTGTACCCGTACTGGTTATGGTATTTTGAGCAAAAAGGGGTAACCAGTACTGTTTCGGAAAAGGGTTTTTAGTACTAAACGTCAACCTATTTGTACACTTAGAGCCTGCAAGCACACCTCCCAATCCAATACTTAAGTCAGAAGGCTACCCGCAGGCTTTAGTTGAGATACTTGTGGCTGGGGACTAGATTTCTAGGAAGGTTGGTTTGCGGTTGATATCAAACTCTACCCTTTCTCTATCCACGCCATTGATTTGCATAATCCTTTGAATAGAATCTTCCCTTGCTTGGGCTTCTAAATCTGGAAACTTATCTTCCTCAAAATATCTATCATGTAAAGCCTGAGCACCTGCTATTATTGGTATTCTAAACTTGGATACTAGACCATATGATAGATACTCCTGCTTAGACTTATTAAAATCTTCCTTATTAAATGTAAAGTCATCTATTGAAAGCCAGGCAACCATAGCTGCTTCAATAATAAGTTTTCTTCCCTCATGCTCTAGATCTGGGACTATACTGTCAAATTTATTTCCATATAGTTCATACCCATATGTTTTAACAATGTGTAAGCATTTGTACTGTTTAACAAAACATTGGTGCTGAAGCCTAATGTAAGGCGATATACCATCGATTGGTAGTCTTATTAATGTTCCTCTGTACGTGTAATTGTGTTCCTCCCTTATTCTTTTCAACAGCCACTCTCGCAGAACTGTGGGACTGGAGGGTGCAAAGTCTGTTACTTGTTTGGTCATAAAGTGGTTCCTCACTCTATTTAAGGAATGTAAAGAAAATTTCGACCAGAACAGCACGCATTTTATTTTATGATTTTATACTCTTTTGGGTACTACGTGTCTGGAGATTGTCAGGAGTTTACTACGACATAAACGATTAATTGGTGGGTTAAAAGTGGGCAAAATCACCCTAATTTAGTATTCCCGGTGACGAAAAATTGAACGCTGGAAACTCTTACTGTGTATGGGTTGTAGAGGCTGATATGTCCACTTATAAAGAGGGCAGGAGGGAGCAGGCAAGCAGGGGGGGGGGGGGAGGAGGGCCAACCGGAAGCCAGCCAGAGGGGAGAGCCAGAGCCACCCAGCCAGCCACCAACCACAGCCCCGACCAGCCACCAACCACCAACCACCGGGCGACCGCCCAGCAACCAGGCGGCCACACACGCCAGACCCAACCACCAACCACCAACCAGCAACCACCCACCAGACCCAGGAGAGCCCGCGAAGCTGATTTTTTTGATTTCAGCGTTTCAATCAGCCCTATATTCCCGCGAAGCGGCAAACCATATCAACCATTTAAATTCCTGCTTTAATTGTTGGGGAGAGAATGGGGGGTAATACGATATCATATTTACTGCCCTATGTCTACAGTTTTCCTGCTGAGTGTGCTAGTATAGATTTAAGAGGTTCAACCCACTGCGTACACCTCCAAAGCAAAATTCCTCCCCAGCGCTAACTGGGAAGGATTAATCAAAAAATATTTCATTCATATATGACTAGTATAGCACAAACCAACGCTTCAACCCAAATCAACCCAGAATTATCCGCCAAGCTTCAGAGCCAGCTAGAAGCCCTCCTCAATAAGCTATGCGAACTCCGATGGATATGTGACAGTGCAATGCTTGGCTGGGATATCAATAAAGATTCTGAATACTTCATGGAGCGTGTGCGGAATATTCAGCCTCTCACCTACATAAACATGGGTAGGCAAGGATTAACAGATCCAACCTGTATTTATGTAGGAAGCCTTGTTACTAGAGTTCTTACCTTAAAGGGCATGATAGGCTTTGATGAAAAATTCTCTCTGGGATGCTTGCAGGATTCTGTACCTCAATATTTAGAGACAATTAATAAAATAAGCGCAGAGGCTTGTGAACTGCTGGAATCGCTTCAGAATCCCCCAGCACCTGCCCCCGCCACAGATGAACCAGAAACAGTTGTAGAACAACCCCAACCCTATGTAGAGCCTGTCAAGCCTGCCCGCCGTGGTTTATCCGATCGCGTTATTGAGACGATACGGCAGATGGAAGCATTGGCTAATGCCACGCCAGAACAGTGGGAGAGATTGGAGAGACTTGTTCGGACATATAAAGTTTACGCTAATGCCCTGGAAGGTGTGCAACGGTTTCATGAAAAGCATCCGTCTTCTGAATTAGAAGAATTCTTTTCCAAGCGCCCAGCACAATCACAAGAGCCAACAGAGACTGTCGAGGATATAGATGATGTCTCTGATCATGCTGTTGGCGCCGCGCCCGCCGCTGACCTAAGCAATCTATATATAATGAAGCTTCGCAAGAGAAGCACCAAAGGAGAGGAGAAGCAACGCAGCTACCTTGGCACGGCTTACATGGCATCTTCATACGTCTGCACCAAGTCAGTAGCAATTTTTATCAACTCACTGTTGGAAGAGCTTCGCGTCAACCATGACACGCTCAGATTTTACCTGCACATGCTGAATGCCAGCACAGTGCATACTTATCACCATGAGAATTACTTTGTTCCTGTGTGTAGAGATTTCATCGCTGATAAGTGCCCCGGTGCAAAAGAAGGCAAGAAGAGTCTTATTGCTGCCGGGCTTCTAGAATGCCAAGAGGATTACATTCCAGGTGAGAAGAGCAAACGCTACCGCGTCCCTTTTGAAATTCAGGAACGTATTATAGATCTCACAATTAACGACCTGCTGTCTGAAGATATTGAGTTGCAGTCCGATCGCTATGATTTGATGAAGCAACGCAGAGCTAAGGATGCGCCCCGCAGTCAATATACATTGGATGGTCAGAAAATAACTGATTCCCACCACGGCCACATAGAGTTCAATAGCAATACTACAAACGTATTCCCTAAAGTCCTGCTTTGTAAGCAACTCAAGGCATACAGAGCCAAATATAAGGATATGCCAGAAAATACCCTAGAAGAACGCATTGCCAAGCTTAGAGCTAGGGAGTGGTTTGTGTCGGCGTTCAGTGCGTACAAAGCAGGTACACTTGATGCTGGGGCCATTAGCCTGCCAAACGGTATGGCTATGATAAAACCAGCCTACGCACCGCAGAAATCTGGCAGAATCACAATGTACAGGGGGGGTTTCCAGAACTTACCTCGTGAACTACAAGACGTTGCTTTTTACTGGACAGAGTATCGTAACTTCGATATGGTTGCGGCTCAGAGCAAAATCGCTTACCAATTGCTCAAGGAAGATGGTTTAGAATCTGCTTGGCTAAAGAACTATATTGACGACCCCAATGCCAAGAAAGTTCACGCCGCCGCCTGCTTCCCAGATGCAGACACTGATGCCAGAGTGAAGACGTTTAAGGATTGCTTGCACGCGTATCTCATGGGCGCTGCTGTTACAGCACCCAGCGATAAACTCCGTATTGAATGGGAAACTGCTTGGAAAGTTAAGTTTATAGATCGTAAGCCAGTTCGCCCCTCCGCACTCCGAGACATTGTGTTCGGTTTGTACAACACCTGCTCTGGTGCTTGGGAAGCTTTTGTACGCTGGTACAACCACTGCATACCTCTAATAAAAGACATTAGCGCATGGCACAAACACATCAATCTTGCTGTTGCTGGCAAAGTCAACGCTCCGACTTGGCTAGTTAGAAATTCCGTTCAAAAGTCTCAACTAGATAAGAACCTCGGCAAGCCTAGCTGCAGGAATAAGATGGGAAATACAGATCCCATCGACGGACTAAAGGGTGGAAACCTTATTAGAGAGGTAGTCCCATTTTTGTTGCAAGGCGCAGAGGCAAGATTTATTACCGAGGCAGAGGTTATTTCTGAGGAATACGGTATCAGCATCTCACTCAACATGCACGATGGCTTCATCGCCTTGGTAGATGATGACACAAACCTAGAAGGTAAGCTGTTGGAAATCTCTTCTAAGGCAAGCGAGAGAAGCGGTGTTGTTGGTTGTTTGGCTGAGAAGCCCTTCAAGGAACCTAAGCTCCTGTTTGAAACCGATCCATATATCTAAACCCCTATAGTTAATACCAAGCCCCCGTCATTGGGGGCATAACCATTTATGCCTAAGAAAAAGAAGCAACCACCCCTCCCCCACGTTGAGTTTATTGGCGTTGCATGGAATGAACAGCACAACGCCTGGGAAGCAGTTATCAATGGCAAACATCTAGGCTTCTTTGAACATGATTTTTTGGCTGCATTAAGATATGATTTCTACGCCAGTAAAGAGGATCTCACCCCTAATTTCCCTTGGCGTGCCGTGCCATTACCAGTTCCTAAATTCCGGCTCCCCAGTACTACCCAAAAATCAGAATATCTAGGTGTAAGGAATAAAGGCGATCGGTGGTGTGCCTACTATAAGAATACTTATTTAGGAACCTATAACAGTCAAGAGGACGCAGCAATAGCGCGTGATAAGCGCACAGTTGAGAAGGAAGGTTGGCGGTCAAAAAATCTTTCCCTGGCATATTCGCAAAGCGCACTCGCACCCAACCCAGTACCATCTCAGCGCGCACGCTCTCCACATGGTAAACACATATCCCTGGTAAAGGGCAAACACTACCAAGTGTGCATACGTCGCGGTGGGCAACGTTATTACCTAGGCATATTCCGTGAACTAGAAGAAGCCCAGCATGTAAGAGATGAGTTCTGCAAAAAGCACTTTATAAATACAGAATACAGATAGCTAAAAACCCCCAGTTCACTCGCCTGGGGGTTTTACATTTAAATATAATTACTTAACTATATACCTTTATTGTAAAGATAAATCCGCAGACTTGCACGAATCAAGCTATCTACCGATCGCCCGCCGTGCTTCGCTTCTTTCCTAAGTTCTGCCAGCAATTCGCCGGGTAACTCTATTTCAAGCTTACTTACCATCCTTTTTGCCCTCCGCCTTATCTTCAGATTTATTTTCCTTAGAGCTAAGAGCGTCAGCCGCCGCAACCACCGCTGATCCTACGAGTGTAACTACGTGTGCGCCAATAATTGTTTCAACAATCATTACAATCAACCTTTACTTAACTATCTATATACTATCCAGTTTCAATAAGGATCAAAAGGAAATAAAGCCCCGAAATCATACGTATTTGTACTTAATTTAGGCGGTAGGTGCTGTTTTGTTTTTGTACCTGAATATATTACAATATAGATATATAGCAATAAAAGCAATGATAACCACCAAAGATAAAGAGGAATTATTTAAAGCTCACTTAAGAGGTGAACCTATAATGTCAATCTCCCGCCGCCTCGGCATTTCACATAACAAGATACATTACTGGTTCCGCACGTTATTTAATTATCAGAAAGGTAAGTGCAATACCCTCTGCCCGATATTTGAAGAGTACTTGTCTGACAAAGCACTCTCTAAGGCAGATAAAGATATTATTCACCAGTGGTACAGCAATAACTTATTTAGTCTTGTGGCTGAAGGTAGAGGGAACGCCCGCCCAGCCTTTGTGGAACGCAAACTCGAACAAAACACCAACCGTGACAACAACAAACTACTCGCCGCCGCTATTTCATCAAGAAAGGAGTTAGAAAATGCCTACGATCAACCCACCTTTAACCAAATCGTGCTTTACCAACGGAGCAGATTTAAATGAATGCCTTATTCAGTACTTTGCTGGCACGTTGGATTATTTTACTGATTTGAGTCGCCTGTGGCTGCCTCCGGCTTTGCTACACCCATCTAATACCTTATGGGGGCTACTTGATAGTGAATTAATGTATGAAGCTATAGACAAGCTTTCATATCTGCACCGGGCTATTATTACCCAGGAGTATCGTCCGAGTGAAGAAACCCAGGCATATATTAATGACTGCTATGTCCTAACGTCTAGCAACTTACAACTAGATGATTGGCAATCGAACGAACTGCGCCTGGCTATTTATAGTTTAAGTGAAATTGTACTAGATTTACTTTGACCTGCGATTTCCCACCTTAATAGGAGGCACTAACTTACCTTCGTTGCCCTTCCGGCTTGAAATGCTTGATAGAAATAGAAATTTAACAGAACTTGAATATAAATTAGTAGCCCTGCTCCTGGTGTTAAATCCCGCAATCACCAGGATGCAAATATCAGATGAACTTAAATCTAGATTCAATATTGTAATAACTTATAAACAGTGGCGCGGCGTTAAAGAGAAGGTTAAGCCCATCGTCCAGCGACTTAAGAATGATGAATCAGAGTGCCTGGATATCGCCAAAGAATGTGGTTTTTTCAAGATAGGACATAAGGTACGCCGCATCCAAAAGCTTGAAGAGTTAATCGAATCATCTTTACGCACCGGACATGAGAGTGCTGGAGTCGCAGCCCTCCGCCTACTGAAGGAAGAATTCAGCACTGCACAAGAAACGCCTAACGTTCAGGTAATTATAGGCGCCGCCGCGCCCCCGCCACAACAAGAAGATGACCTCACACCAGAAGACGAAGACCTTTGATTTAAGCCTGCACGCTTCACAGATGCAGGTTTTTTTAGATCCAAAGCCGTTTAAATTACTGGTCTGCGGCAGACGTTGGGGCAAGAGCTTTTTGCAGCTTACCAGAACAATAGAACGTGCTGTTTCGTTTAACCAATACTACAACCCCGCCTCGCCCCCGGTTGTCCTCATCACAATGCCTACGCTAAAAATGGCAAAACAAATCTTCTGGCGCCCACTAGTTAACATACTTAGTGATGCACCATTTGTAGAGTCAATTAACCGCAGTGAGAATCGCATAGTACTAAAAGGAAATAAACCAGACATCTTAGTGCGTGGTGCTAATGACGATAACGGCGATTCCATGCGTGGTTTGAAGCTTTATTATGTTGCAGGGGATGAATGGCAGGATGTCAAACCTTCAGTATGGAGTGACGTACTGTTGCCAGCCTTAAGTGACACCCCCGGCTCCTCGGCTACTTTAACTGCAACACCAAAAGGCAAGGCACATCCACTATACCAGTTTCACCTTGATGCTATAGCCAGCCATGAGTGGAATTATTATCACTTCACTACTAAGGATAATCCCTACTTCCCGATCGCCAAGCTGAGAGAAGCAAAGCGCAACCTCCCGCCTAAGATTTACAATCAGGAGTTTAAGGCAGGTTGGGAAGACTTTGAAGGGCAGATATTTGACCAGTTACAAGACAGGCATCTAATCAACGATATACCCCAAGACCTCACATTCTACTGTGGTGTTGACTGGGGCGATGTCAATCCAGCCATTGCAATCGTTGGGTTGTCTAAAGACTATGGCAAGTTTTACATAGTTGACAGTTGGCTTAATACCAGCGGGCAAGTTGTTACTCAAGATTTGTTTATGTCTAAGCTTGCCGCGTATTGCCAAAAGTACAACGTCTTTCGCTGCTACCTACCTGATGACCGCCCGGCATCTATTAAATCTGCCCGTGAGTATGGTCGCAGGCAAGGTATTAGGGGTATGGAGAAAGCAGTTAGCGTTGACCGCCGGGCTATTGGTGTTGTAGAGCGTTGCCAGATAGCAAACAATCTCTTCTATAGAGACGAATTATTCATTAAGCATTCCGAGCGTGAACTAATAGACCAGTTTCAGTCATACCACCGCAAGCAAGACCGCAACGGCATCATGCTGAATGAACCTGCCAGTAATCAACAAGACCACCTTGTGGACGCGAGTATGTATGTCCTTGCCACCCTGTACTCAGCCATTCAAAAACGTAATTTATATTGATATATGCCATACCCAGCGAGCTTAACATTCAAGGTACTAGAATCCTGCCATGAAGAATACCTCTACACTGCTGACACTCTGCGCCGCATCGACTTGCTAACGGCTGGTGGTCACAAGCTAGAGAAGAATATTGAAGAATTTCTACCACAAAGACCCGGCGAAGAAAATACCGTATATGAAGCCCGCCGCCGCAAGTACAACTATCTAAATTTGTTAGGCAGCGCAATTAATCAACAAGTTGCAAAGCTGTCGAGCGCCGCGCTTAGTGTGTCCGGCATTGATGATGAGCCATTCTGGGAAGAATTCAGAGAAGATATCGACTTAGCCGGGCGATCGGAACGTGATTTATTATCTTATATCCTTAGTGAACTACTGAAGTTTAAGAAGATTTACCTGCACGTTGATAAGCCACGCACCCCCGCTAATCCTGTTAACAGAGCACAGGAAATATCA
This window of the Nostoc sp. HK-01 genome carries:
- a CDS encoding XRE family transcriptional regulator; the protein is MPLSPSGRMLIVDHKRFPQACCVYCICYPEGTPLYVGSTEKLRDRWRKHHRWDEIIFVEGAYIEWEYCNEEDLRDREREIISEIKYLMNGTAVKSVAEIAEDMREYYRLRDETNRYYAEGGGRSGMTNNLSIDPTNT